From the Bradyrhizobium ontarionense genome, the window GCCGCAACCGCCGGATCTTCAACGATCCGGCCGGGCTTGCCGCCGGCCGCAACCAGCGCCCCTATCTGATCCAGAGCTACGCGCGCGACATGGGCAACGGCAACACCGTCATGATGCGCGAAATCGACGTGCCGATCCGCGTGCGCGGGCGACATTGGGGCGGCTTCCGCACCGCCTACAAGCTGTGAGCCGAGCAGAGACCTGCCAATAATCCTGTCGAACTTATCAAGTCGGGGAGCCTGGAAATGTCCGTCGCGCAACGCGCCATCCTGGAAAGTCACGATGCGCGCACCGGTGCCGAACGCCTGATCGACGAGATCGCGGACCGCATCGGCGGGCTCGGCGTCGAGCTCGCCGACGTCGCCGGCAACGTCCAGGAGGTTGCCAACCGCGTCAGCTACCAGTCGCAGCGGTTCGGCCATCTGCAGACGACGGCCAAGACGATGGTGGCGGCCAACCGCGACATCGCCACCGCGTCGCAAGCGGTTCAATCGGCCACATCGGCGGCCGTGGGCGACATCGCCCAGTCGCGCAGCGTGGTGGAAGCGGCGATGCAGCACATCACCGAGCTGGTCGACTCGGTCGAGCGCATCGAGCAGCGGCTCGGCTCGGTCGGCGATGCGCTGTCGCAGGTCGCCAAGGTCTCGGTCGCGATCGAAGCCATCGCCAAGCAGACCAATCTGCTCGCGCTGAATGCCACGATCGAGGCCGCGCGCGCCGGCAGCGCCGGGCGCGGCTTCGCTGTGGTGGCGAGCGAGGTGAAGTCGCTCGCCGAGGCGACACGGCAGGCGACGCAGCAGATCGGCGACACGCTGCGCGGGCTGGATTCGCAGGTGAAGAGCCTGCTCGGCGAGAGCGGCCAGGCGTCGTCCCGCGCCAAGACCGCGGGCGAAGGTGCCCAGCAGATCGGTGGCATCATCGTCCGCGTCCAGGACGGCTTCACCAGCGTCGGCCAGGAGATCGACGGCGTGGCGCGGGCCGCCACCTCCAACCTCGCCCATTGCGACACCGTGATCACCGAGCTGGCTGAGCTCGCCAAGGGCGTCGACCAGTCCTCGATCGAGCTGAAACAGGCCGACAGCCGCATCGCCAAGCTGCTCGACCATTCCGAGGCGCTGATCGGGCTGATCGCCGAGAGCGGCGTGCAGACGACAGATGCGCCGCTGATCCGCGCCGTCATCGAAACAGCCCGGCAGATCTCCTCGACCTTCGAGGCCGCCGTCGATCGCGGCGAGATCACGCTCGCCGACCTGATGGACGAGAGCTATCGCGAGATCCCCGGCACCAATCCCAAGCAGTACATGACGCGCTACGTCGCGTTCACCGACCGCGTCCTGCCTGACATCCAGGACCCGATCCAGGGCA encodes:
- a CDS encoding methyl-accepting chemotaxis protein — its product is MSVAQRAILESHDARTGAERLIDEIADRIGGLGVELADVAGNVQEVANRVSYQSQRFGHLQTTAKTMVAANRDIATASQAVQSATSAAVGDIAQSRSVVEAAMQHITELVDSVERIEQRLGSVGDALSQVAKVSVAIEAIAKQTNLLALNATIEAARAGSAGRGFAVVASEVKSLAEATRQATQQIGDTLRGLDSQVKSLLGESGQASSRAKTAGEGAQQIGGIIVRVQDGFTSVGQEIDGVARAATSNLAHCDTVITELAELAKGVDQSSIELKQADSRIAKLLDHSEALIGLIAESGVQTTDAPLIRAVIETARQISSTFEAAVDRGEITLADLMDESYREIPGTNPKQYMTRYVAFTDRVLPDIQDPIQGSDPRIAFCVAWARGGYLPTHNPNYRKPQGPDPVWNNANCRNRRLFEDRAVKKVAAASDRPFLLQTYRRDMGGGQFVLMKDLSAPIFVKGRHWGAFRMGFRLNT